The Mobula birostris isolate sMobBir1 chromosome 1, sMobBir1.hap1, whole genome shotgun sequence genome contains a region encoding:
- the penkb gene encoding proenkephalin b: MALPWKCHCLLAVLCASFVGVGADCDQECAYCAYHLAGHATEFNSLSCTLECEGKTPSGKAWGMCKELEEINKLHEDSQSAPENDKEKEEQRQLLNKRYGGFMKRYGGFMKKGDPSDTYFADVHDENRGREILNKRYGGFMKKDVESASSVDSSDILKELLNLSELNDQKHYLDQSDSDSRSDIMKRYGGFMNAFKQNQELDNWPELQKRYGGFMRRFGKPDYQKRYGGFMKRWNDALVPSDEDGEIYSKEVPEFEKRYGGFMRN; encoded by the exons ATGGCGTTACCGTGGAAGTGCCATTGCCTGCTGGCGGTGTTGTGTGCTTCCTTCGTAGGGGTCGGGGCAGATTGTGACCAAGAATGTGCCTACTGTGCCTACCATTTAGCCGGCCATGCCACGGAGTTCAACTCGCTG AGTTGCACATTGGAGTGTGAAGGTAAGACGCCATCAGGAAAGGCATGGGGGATGTGCAAGGAGCTGGAGGAAATTAATAAACTCCACGAGGACAGTCAAAGTGCTCCTGAAAATGACAAGGAAAAGGAAGAACAACGTCAGCTTCTGAACAAGCGATATGGTGGCTTCATGAAGCGCTATGGTGGATTTATGAAAAAAGGAGACCCCAGTGACACCTACTTTGCCGACGTTCACGATGAAAATAGGGGGAGGGAGATACTGAATAAAAGGTATGGGGGGTTCATGAAGAAGGATGTTGAGAGTGCTTCTTCAGTAGATTCTTCTGACATTCTCAAAGAATTGCTGAACCTGAGTGAGCTCAATGATCAGAAGCATTACTTGGACCAGAGTGACTCTGATAGCCGCAGTGACATCATGAAGAGGTATGGGGGATTCATGAATGCATTCAAACAAAACCAAGAATTAGACAATTGGCCTGAGTTGCAAAAGAGATATGGAGGCTTCATGAGAAGGTTTGGGAAACCAGATTACCAGAAAAGGTATGGTGGTTTTATGAAACGTTGGAATGATGCTCTCGTCCCTTCCGATGAAGATGGTGAAATATATTCCAAAGAAGTCCCTGAATTTGAAAAGAGATATGGTGGATTTATGAGGAATTAG